The proteins below are encoded in one region of Ferruginibacter lapsinanis:
- a CDS encoding autotransporter outer membrane beta-barrel domain-containing protein, translated as MKKIIITCFAFFVCNSLLFAQVGIGTATPDVNAVLDLTSISNNKGLLLPRLTNTSMVALSSATNGMIIFNTTDNFLYIRKSNAWQKITDNSNGFSLPYVGSTSTAGNAFYLTNNTGNGLAAQSLGSGYGVYGYSNSGYGIYGETNIGTAGYFNAIGNGYALVTGSGNVGLGISNPAFQLDVAGRARIRNDGNTAGIWYNKTTNAVGAFLGMYDDSTFGVFGAGYWQDYFDIKNGRMGIGVPLPLESFQVNGNIKLGNNQTWGIEGDRLIKFGDADYVHIGEAGADDMMELKASRYYFTNGKIGIQTNNAQYPLTFADAVGDKISLWGGNTSATTNHYGLGIQGSLMQLFTNGASADIAFGYGRSGAFTEKYRMGNNGVLNINNGRIHFNGEYDVANHYPSGIEFTNAAGSSTRSFFGMLDDNNWGVYGYGGAGWGFNYNVNSGNVGIGDNNPQSKLHVEGGTGTALEISGGIKTTGSTKAAFRLTADNSNLWDVINNITPSFNDPNGVRINSPLCNNNPNALIFITQVATNSPADINLSSYGGNLYAYYLSASGYWYITQYPMVIKQWNGNPNFPIGKSTLFKVGDTFNVLIINQ; from the coding sequence ATGAAAAAAATTATCATTACGTGCTTCGCCTTTTTTGTATGCAATAGTCTTCTTTTTGCACAAGTAGGAATTGGGACAGCTACACCCGATGTAAATGCAGTACTGGATTTGACGAGTATTTCAAATAATAAGGGACTGTTATTACCCCGATTGACGAATACGAGTATGGTGGCATTGAGTTCTGCCACTAATGGCATGATTATTTTTAATACTACGGATAATTTTTTATACATCCGTAAAAGCAATGCATGGCAAAAGATAACAGACAACAGTAATGGCTTTAGTTTACCATATGTGGGTAGTACCTCAACCGCAGGCAATGCTTTTTACCTGACTAACAATACCGGTAACGGATTGGCTGCTCAAAGCTTGGGCTCGGGTTATGGCGTTTACGGATATTCTAACTCTGGTTATGGCATTTATGGTGAAACAAATATAGGGACGGCGGGTTATTTTAATGCTATTGGTAATGGTTATGCGCTGGTAACGGGTAGTGGTAATGTAGGGCTGGGTATTTCCAATCCTGCGTTTCAACTGGATGTAGCCGGAAGGGCGAGGATACGCAACGATGGAAATACTGCGGGGATCTGGTACAATAAAACCACCAATGCAGTGGGAGCTTTTTTGGGAATGTATGATGACAGTACGTTTGGTGTTTTTGGTGCAGGATACTGGCAGGATTATTTTGACATCAAGAATGGGCGGATGGGTATTGGCGTGCCTTTACCACTAGAATCTTTTCAGGTGAATGGAAATATAAAACTGGGTAATAATCAAACCTGGGGTATTGAAGGAGACAGGCTGATTAAATTTGGGGATGCAGATTATGTTCATATTGGTGAAGCAGGTGCAGACGATATGATGGAACTAAAAGCATCGAGGTATTATTTCACCAATGGAAAAATAGGTATTCAAACAAACAATGCACAATACCCGTTGACATTTGCTGATGCGGTAGGGGATAAGATTTCTTTATGGGGCGGTAATACAAGTGCAACCACCAATCATTATGGATTGGGTATACAAGGTTCTTTGATGCAATTATTTACTAATGGGGCAAGTGCAGACATTGCTTTTGGCTATGGCAGGAGTGGAGCATTCACCGAAAAATACAGAATGGGCAATAATGGCGTATTAAATATCAATAACGGAAGAATTCATTTTAATGGAGAGTACGATGTAGCCAATCATTATCCTTCCGGTATCGAATTTACCAATGCGGCGGGTAGCAGTACACGATCTTTTTTTGGAATGCTTGATGATAATAACTGGGGAGTTTACGGATACGGTGGTGCAGGTTGGGGTTTTAATTACAATGTCAATTCTGGTAATGTGGGAATAGGTGATAATAATCCTCAATCGAAATTGCATGTAGAGGGTGGAACAGGCACAGCGCTGGAGATATCGGGAGGTATTAAAACTACGGGTTCAACTAAAGCGGCTTTTCGGTTAACAGCAGATAATTCTAATTTGTGGGATGTGATTAATAATATTACTCCCAGTTTTAATGATCCAAACGGTGTAAGAATCAATAGTCCATTGTGTAATAATAATCCCAATGCCCTGATCTTTATTACCCAGGTTGCTACAAATTCACCAGCAGATATTAATCTTTCAAGCTATGGGGGTAACCTTTATGCTTATTACTTAAGTGCAAGTGGTTATTGGTATATTACCCAATATCCGATGGTGATTAAGCAATGGAATGGAAATCCTAATTTCCCGATTGGTAAAAGCACATTATTTAAAGTAGGTGATACTTTTAATGTGCTGATCATAAATCAATAG
- a CDS encoding triple tyrosine motif-containing protein, with protein MVYRILVFLFFPLLGYGQNTIGLPDVINYSKQTYAGGLQNWDIKQDKNGIIYFANNEGLLSYDGSKWTLYPLPNKTIVRSVEIGSDNKIYVGGQDELGYFSPGANGRLQYHSLNRLIDNKDKSFGDVWDIVAFHKDIFFRSTYKIFKYSAETIVAYDAPGEWSYLGCCNEQLYAHDYKSGLLYFDSDTWKQLPQKSELPTNDPVTGILSIQKDSALITTLKHGVYFFTKNGITKLQSPNNHLFETERIYAATRINAEWFALASNNSGVYITDLGGNIIQRFSKTEGLQNKNVLSIFLDKQSNLWLGLDNGIDLIVYNSSIKQINPSVQDGSGYSAIIYNRKLFLGTSNGLYSTALEEKTDLSFSRGNFLPVNNAMGQVWRLSEINNQLLLGNHEGAFVIKDNTAQQISAKPGFWNFVPMSNTSPSEKVLAGNYNGLSFFNFSNGQFTPSNEIEGFRESSRFITIDKHENIWVSHPYHGVFKIYKKNDGTYTYLTYTNKNGLPSTLNNHVYKIKNEVVVGTENGVYTYNEEKNSFEPAPFYTKLLGTQSIRYLKEDTDGNIWFIHEKTLGIIDMTGKDPTVFYLPELNNKMLSGFEFIYPVNKNNIFFGGEKGIFHINYEKYKNLSSPLEVQIRSVRIGSETDSLLFGGYFKDINDKQIQDPNSIPKISKDWNTIRFEFSTAVFGFQSSLEYCYRLQGLNNNWSTWTNRSEKEYTNLPPGKYSFEVKVRNNLGKESAIAVYTFKILPPWYQTIWANILYLILFGASLFAIFKWQQKKFDAQQQKLQEEQQRKSYILELELAKTKSTIVDLRNEKLEDEINFKNSELASSAMHLVKKNELHTKIKTELSRIMKVTDNPQLIAELKKMIKTLSEDDNMDKEWESFTKHFDKVHSDFLVELKEKHPTITGSEMKLCAYLRMNLSTKEIAQLMNISVRGVEISRYRLRKKLQIPTEMSLFDYLINDKNTKSE; from the coding sequence ATGGTTTATAGAATCTTAGTTTTTTTATTTTTTCCTTTATTGGGGTACGGCCAAAACACCATCGGCCTGCCGGATGTGATCAATTATTCCAAACAAACCTATGCCGGGGGCTTACAAAACTGGGATATAAAGCAAGATAAAAATGGTATCATCTATTTTGCCAATAACGAAGGGTTGCTTTCTTACGACGGCAGCAAATGGACCCTGTACCCTCTTCCCAATAAAACAATTGTACGATCTGTTGAAATAGGATCGGATAATAAGATCTATGTAGGAGGCCAGGATGAGTTGGGGTATTTTTCTCCGGGGGCAAACGGAAGACTACAATATCATTCACTTAACCGGCTCATTGATAATAAAGATAAATCATTTGGCGATGTATGGGATATCGTAGCATTCCATAAGGACATCTTCTTCCGTTCCACCTATAAGATATTTAAATACAGTGCCGAAACAATTGTAGCATACGATGCCCCGGGAGAATGGTCGTACCTGGGGTGCTGCAACGAGCAGCTATATGCCCACGATTACAAATCTGGCTTATTATATTTTGACAGCGATACCTGGAAGCAGTTGCCGCAAAAAAGTGAGCTTCCTACTAACGACCCCGTTACAGGCATCCTATCCATTCAAAAAGACAGCGCTTTAATTACCACCTTAAAGCATGGCGTTTACTTTTTCACAAAAAACGGCATTACCAAACTCCAGTCTCCCAATAATCATTTATTTGAAACGGAAAGGATATATGCAGCCACAAGGATCAATGCAGAGTGGTTTGCATTGGCCTCCAATAACAGCGGCGTATATATTACCGACCTGGGCGGAAATATCATCCAGCGATTTTCCAAAACCGAAGGATTGCAAAACAAAAATGTGTTGAGCATCTTTCTCGATAAGCAAAGTAATTTATGGCTCGGCCTCGATAACGGCATCGACCTCATCGTATACAACAGTTCCATTAAACAGATCAATCCATCAGTGCAGGACGGCTCGGGTTATTCGGCCATCATTTACAACAGGAAATTATTCCTCGGAACATCTAACGGATTATATAGCACAGCACTGGAAGAAAAAACCGACCTGAGTTTCAGCAGAGGGAATTTTTTACCCGTCAACAACGCAATGGGACAGGTTTGGCGCCTGTCAGAAATAAACAATCAACTCTTACTCGGAAACCATGAAGGCGCTTTTGTAATAAAAGATAATACCGCTCAGCAGATATCTGCCAAACCCGGCTTCTGGAATTTTGTTCCCATGTCAAACACTTCGCCTTCGGAAAAAGTGCTGGCAGGCAATTACAACGGGCTCAGCTTTTTCAATTTCAGTAACGGGCAATTCACTCCATCAAACGAGATAGAAGGGTTCAGAGAATCTTCCAGGTTTATAACCATTGATAAACATGAAAACATCTGGGTCTCCCATCCTTACCATGGTGTGTTTAAAATATATAAAAAGAATGACGGCACGTATACCTACCTCACATACACCAATAAGAACGGGTTGCCCTCCACCCTCAACAATCATGTATACAAAATAAAGAACGAGGTAGTGGTTGGTACAGAGAACGGCGTGTATACCTACAACGAAGAAAAAAACAGTTTTGAGCCTGCACCATTCTACACCAAATTACTCGGCACCCAAAGCATCCGGTATTTAAAAGAAGATACCGATGGCAATATCTGGTTCATTCACGAAAAAACACTGGGCATCATTGATATGACGGGCAAAGACCCCACCGTATTTTATCTGCCCGAATTAAACAATAAAATGCTGAGTGGCTTCGAGTTCATCTATCCTGTAAATAAGAACAATATTTTCTTTGGTGGCGAAAAAGGCATCTTTCATATCAATTATGAAAAGTACAAGAACCTGTCTTCACCGCTCGAAGTACAGATCAGGTCTGTAAGGATCGGCAGCGAAACCGACAGCCTTTTATTCGGAGGATATTTTAAAGATATCAACGACAAACAAATTCAGGACCCCAACAGCATTCCCAAAATAAGTAAAGACTGGAATACCATACGCTTTGAATTCTCTACAGCCGTATTTGGTTTCCAGTCCAGCCTGGAGTACTGCTACCGGCTACAAGGCCTCAACAACAACTGGAGCACCTGGACAAACCGCAGCGAAAAAGAGTACACCAATTTACCACCGGGCAAATATTCTTTTGAAGTAAAGGTGAGAAACAATTTAGGCAAAGAGTCTGCCATTGCCGTATACACGTTTAAAATATTACCTCCATGGTATCAAACAATATGGGCAAATATTTTATACCTCATTTTATTTGGCGCAAGCCTGTTTGCCATATTCAAATGGCAACAAAAAAAGTTCGACGCTCAGCAACAAAAGCTGCAGGAAGAGCAACAACGTAAATCGTATATTTTAGAATTAGAACTGGCCAAAACAAAAAGCACCATCGTAGACCTTCGAAACGAAAAGCTGGAAGATGAGATTAATTTTAAAAATTCCGAACTGGCATCTTCCGCCATGCACCTGGTAAAGAAGAATGAACTGCATACAAAAATAAAGACCGAGCTCAGTCGCATTATGAAAGTTACCGACAACCCTCAGTTGATTGCCGAGCTCAAGAAGATGATCAAAACATTAAGTGAAGATGACAACATGGACAAGGAGTGGGAAAGTTTCACCAAGCACTTCGATAAAGTGCACAGCGATTTTTTAGTTGAACTGAAAGAAAAGCACCCAACCATTACAGGCAGCGAAATGAAACTCTGTGCCTATTTACGCATGAACTTATCTACCAAAGAAATTGCACAGCTGATGAACATATCTGTAAGAGGCGTAGAGATCAGCCGGTACCGGTTAAGAAAAAAATTGCAGATACCTACCGAAATGAGTTTGTTTGATTATTTGATAAATGATAAGAATACCAAGAGTGAGTAG
- a CDS encoding SusC/RagA family TonB-linked outer membrane protein, with protein MKLKLTLVSAAFLLCSIFNQAFGQNIQVTGKVTKKTTGEALIGATVNVKGGNSSTKTDQAGSFSISIPQTGATLVISYVGMTSIERRVTQAGAVNFALEESSSTVLTDVIVVGYGTQKVTKVSGAISSVKAADIEKLGPVRTEEALQGRASGVSVIQNGSPGTKPTVLIRGIPSFSGTDPVVIIDGIPQTLDDLNSINATDIESINVLKDAATTAIYGVKGGNGVIVVTTKAGRKNQKTEITINSNYGVQEVIKTIGVLNASEYGAMLNEGSTVSGGPVIFSDLSTLGVGTDWQKEIFHHAPMQSHNITARGGGDKMTYFLSGGYLSQGGIVGGYDKSRFNRGNFTANMSFDISKKIKFILNASGVVFDSKGVAENAFNSIIGSALNFDPTVGVYNTNAAVVGKYGYSNLLLSEIFNPLTKLENTFNKNIGSKLYGKFELQYDILKNLKLTSRFGYTKYDGIGKSFTPLAFYGPLNVNNTMNADGSAVTGNLNSVSHNKTSNFNYTAETFANYNFNIKRDHHFETVLGISLAKVSGNGIAVSRKDVPFNSWEFADFSAARSSTGTAAIDYNYYEYFRKNLSYFGRVNYDYQDKYLASLTVRRDGSFAFGPENKFANFLSGSLGWVVSKENFFHSTFIDYLKIRGSYGSIGNENVNPQYVSIVTGGPYQGGNGYSFGDAFYPGSTVGSAANDALRWEKQLQSNIGFDVNFLKNKFSLSADYFQKKVDGLLFTPSASLYLGTVPIPLANIGSTKSSGVDLMLSYRETIRKSVKLNTSVTFTTSKNEVTATNSDGTAKIFGGGFYNGQSQSVTVFEKGFTPGYFYGYKTAGLFQTDAEIAAAPTQTGAQPGDIRFVDINNDGVIDGSDRTKIGDPFPDFTMGWSLNLEYKNFDFNAFTYASVGNDIYRAYERNDNFSNKFRDVLARWTGAGSTNDARHPRYAFTDGNSNIRASDRYVEDGSFVKVKNLQLGYTFQSPAIKKVFNKLRVYVQVKNAFVFTKYSGYDPEISGGILDTGVDRGAYPQARTYSIGLDIKL; from the coding sequence ATGAAGCTAAAACTTACACTGGTAAGTGCTGCTTTTCTACTCTGCAGCATTTTTAATCAAGCCTTTGGGCAAAACATCCAGGTAACCGGAAAGGTTACAAAGAAGACTACGGGGGAAGCGCTGATAGGTGCTACTGTAAATGTAAAAGGAGGAAATTCTTCTACCAAAACTGACCAGGCGGGCAGTTTTTCTATTTCAATACCTCAAACCGGCGCTACACTGGTTATTTCTTATGTAGGGATGACCTCTATAGAAAGAAGGGTTACGCAGGCCGGGGCCGTCAATTTTGCGTTGGAGGAAAGTAGCTCTACCGTATTAACGGATGTAATAGTAGTAGGGTATGGTACGCAAAAAGTAACTAAAGTGTCGGGAGCTATCTCATCTGTAAAAGCTGCCGATATAGAAAAATTGGGTCCGGTTAGGACTGAAGAAGCTTTACAGGGCAGGGCATCGGGTGTAAGTGTGATACAAAATGGTAGTCCGGGTACAAAACCTACTGTGCTGATAAGAGGTATCCCTTCTTTTTCAGGTACAGATCCGGTGGTGATCATCGATGGTATTCCGCAAACGCTGGATGACCTGAATTCTATCAATGCTACTGATATAGAATCTATTAATGTATTAAAAGATGCAGCTACTACCGCTATATATGGTGTGAAAGGCGGTAACGGCGTTATTGTAGTAACCACCAAAGCCGGTAGAAAGAATCAAAAGACAGAGATCACTATCAACAGCAACTATGGCGTGCAGGAAGTGATCAAAACAATTGGAGTGTTAAATGCAAGTGAGTACGGCGCTATGTTGAATGAAGGAAGTACCGTATCGGGAGGGCCGGTTATTTTTTCTGATCTGTCTACTTTGGGAGTAGGTACAGATTGGCAGAAAGAAATCTTTCACCATGCACCTATGCAATCGCATAATATAACTGCCCGTGGTGGTGGCGATAAAATGACCTACTTTTTATCAGGTGGTTATTTAAGTCAGGGGGGTATTGTAGGTGGATACGATAAATCAAGATTTAACAGAGGAAACTTTACAGCCAATATGAGTTTTGATATTTCTAAAAAAATAAAATTCATTCTGAACGCATCGGGAGTTGTATTTGATTCGAAAGGTGTTGCCGAAAATGCGTTTAATAGTATTATAGGTAGTGCGTTGAATTTTGATCCAACTGTTGGGGTGTATAATACTAATGCAGCTGTGGTAGGTAAATATGGATACAGTAATTTATTGTTATCAGAAATATTTAATCCGCTAACTAAATTAGAGAATACGTTCAATAAGAATATTGGCAGTAAACTATATGGCAAATTTGAACTTCAGTATGATATATTGAAGAATTTAAAATTGACCAGCCGTTTTGGATACACAAAATATGATGGTATCGGCAAAAGCTTTACTCCATTGGCATTTTATGGTCCATTGAATGTAAATAACACTATGAATGCAGATGGTTCTGCTGTTACAGGTAATCTAAATAGTGTGTCGCATAACAAAACGAGCAATTTTAATTATACTGCTGAAACATTTGCCAATTACAATTTTAATATAAAAAGAGATCATCATTTTGAAACAGTATTAGGTATTTCATTGGCTAAGGTTTCTGGTAATGGCATAGCAGTTTCAAGAAAAGATGTTCCATTTAATTCATGGGAATTTGCTGATTTTAGTGCTGCCCGTAGTAGTACAGGTACAGCTGCTATCGATTATAATTACTATGAATATTTTAGAAAAAATCTGTCTTATTTCGGAAGAGTAAACTACGACTATCAGGATAAATATCTGGCATCACTTACCGTACGACGTGATGGTTCATTTGCTTTTGGTCCGGAAAATAAATTTGCTAATTTCTTATCCGGTTCATTGGGCTGGGTAGTATCAAAAGAAAATTTCTTTCACTCCACATTCATTGATTATTTAAAAATAAGAGGAAGTTATGGTTCGATTGGAAATGAAAATGTAAACCCTCAATATGTAAGTATTGTTACCGGTGGTCCTTATCAGGGTGGTAATGGCTACAGCTTTGGCGATGCTTTCTATCCGGGTTCTACTGTAGGTTCTGCCGCTAACGATGCACTGAGATGGGAAAAACAATTACAAAGTAATATTGGCTTTGATGTAAATTTCCTGAAGAATAAATTCTCTTTATCTGCAGATTATTTTCAAAAGAAAGTGGATGGTTTGTTATTTACACCTTCTGCCTCTTTATATCTTGGTACAGTGCCTATTCCTTTGGCAAATATCGGTTCTACCAAGAGTAGTGGTGTTGACCTGATGCTTAGTTACAGAGAAACGATCCGTAAAAGTGTAAAATTGAATACATCTGTTACATTCACCACCTCTAAAAATGAAGTGACCGCTACTAACAGCGATGGAACAGCGAAAATATTTGGCGGTGGATTTTATAATGGGCAATCACAAAGTGTGACAGTTTTCGAAAAAGGATTTACCCCGGGGTATTTTTATGGATATAAAACTGCCGGCTTGTTTCAAACAGATGCAGAGATCGCCGCAGCGCCAACTCAAACCGGTGCTCAGCCGGGAGATATTCGTTTTGTGGATATAAATAATGATGGCGTAATTGATGGCTCAGACAGAACAAAGATCGGCGATCCTTTCCCAGACTTTACGATGGGGTGGAGTTTGAATCTTGAATACAAGAATTTTGATTTCAATGCATTTACATATGCCTCAGTAGGCAATGATATTTACAGGGCATATGAAAGAAATGATAACTTCTCTAATAAATTTCGTGATGTATTGGCAAGATGGACAGGTGCAGGATCAACCAATGATGCAAGACATCCAAGATATGCTTTCACTGATGGTAACAGTAATATCAGAGCTTCCGATAGATATGTAGAGGATGGTTCTTTTGTGAAGGTTAAAAATTTGCAATTGGGTTATACTTTCCAATCGCCTGCTATCAAAAAAGTGTTTAATAAACTGCGTGTATATGTTCAGGTGAAAAATGCTTTTGTTTTCACTAAGTATTCAGGTTACGACCCCGAAATTTCCGGAGGCATTTTGGATACCGGGGTTGATCGTGGTGCATATCCTCAGGCAAGAACATATTCAATTGGTCTTGACATAAAACTATAA
- a CDS encoding RagB/SusD family nutrient uptake outer membrane protein: MKHIHIKILSLVLLTATLASCKKFVDYNPHDSYRITDQDYLKSESDYRSMQISVYTPLQWLNQLIPIGDIASDNSVAGGDGASDVLDLQQIDDYTHTPNNGTLTDIWQSAYEGVNRANYMFQYKATNPAGVLVDFAGKEALYGEVHFLRAYYYFTLVKTFGDVPLFTEKRLGLTDSKSIQKSAKAVVYGVIETDLKAAIAALPPTQTQPGRITRYAAQALLGKVYLYQNKYDDAAAMLENVVNGPFTLVTDFASIFLHSGENGPESVFEIQYSNLSPYWEWSAQTRGQGNYAIQQCGVRKLTGSAEMPYADGWSTNLPTKNLADAYAAGDQRKDATILDIEAYKAAHPSYNINYLVAPYKNTGLYNQKYLPRKGESTPIDKGQPELNYLNNFRIIRYADVLLMAAEANNKATTPNDIKAQGYLNRVRRRAFGDDLHAINATGTALYNAILDERRLELAMEGDRFFDLVRTGKASSVLGASFIVGKHEVFPIPLREVDISGIPQNNFYN; the protein is encoded by the coding sequence ATGAAGCATATTCATATAAAAATACTAAGCCTGGTACTATTAACTGCCACGCTAGCATCCTGCAAAAAGTTTGTAGATTATAATCCGCATGATAGTTATAGAATAACCGATCAGGATTATTTAAAATCGGAAAGTGATTATCGCTCCATGCAAATAAGTGTATATACGCCGTTGCAATGGTTAAATCAGCTTATTCCTATCGGAGATATTGCATCTGATAATTCAGTAGCAGGTGGAGATGGCGCATCTGATGTGTTAGACTTACAACAGATCGATGATTACACACATACACCTAATAATGGAACACTTACAGACATATGGCAATCTGCTTATGAAGGAGTTAACAGAGCCAATTATATGTTTCAGTATAAAGCAACGAATCCTGCAGGTGTGTTAGTGGATTTTGCCGGTAAAGAAGCATTGTATGGCGAAGTACATTTTTTACGGGCATATTATTATTTCACTTTGGTAAAAACCTTTGGTGATGTGCCTTTGTTCACGGAGAAAAGATTGGGTCTTACGGATTCTAAAAGTATACAAAAATCAGCGAAGGCGGTTGTTTATGGAGTGATTGAAACTGATCTGAAAGCAGCAATTGCAGCTTTGCCTCCTACACAAACACAGCCCGGCAGAATAACCAGATATGCAGCACAGGCGTTGTTAGGTAAAGTGTATCTGTATCAAAATAAATATGATGATGCAGCAGCGATGCTGGAAAATGTAGTAAACGGTCCGTTTACTTTAGTAACAGATTTTGCAAGTATCTTTTTACACTCAGGAGAGAACGGGCCTGAATCTGTTTTCGAAATTCAATACTCTAATCTATCCCCTTATTGGGAATGGAGTGCACAAACAAGAGGGCAGGGTAATTATGCGATCCAACAATGTGGGGTAAGAAAATTAACAGGCTCTGCTGAAATGCCTTATGCTGATGGATGGAGTACAAATCTGCCTACTAAAAATCTGGCAGATGCTTATGCTGCCGGCGATCAAAGAAAGGACGCAACGATTTTAGATATTGAAGCATATAAAGCAGCGCATCCTTCTTACAATATTAATTATCTGGTAGCTCCTTATAAGAATACCGGTTTGTATAATCAAAAATATTTACCAAGAAAAGGAGAGTCTACACCTATTGATAAAGGTCAGCCGGAGTTGAACTACCTGAACAATTTCAGGATCATCCGTTATGCCGATGTATTGTTGATGGCTGCTGAAGCAAATAATAAAGCAACTACTCCCAATGATATTAAGGCACAGGGGTATTTGAATAGAGTACGTCGCCGTGCATTTGGTGATGATCTTCATGCGATTAACGCAACGGGTACTGCATTGTATAATGCGATTTTGGATGAACGCAGATTGGAATTGGCAATGGAAGGAGATCGTTTCTTTGACCTGGTAAGAACAGGTAAAGCTTCTTCTGTTTTGGGGGCTTCGTTCATTGTTGGCAAACACGAAGTGTTCCCTATTCCTCTAAGAGAAGTTGATATTTCAGGAATCCCACAAAATAATTTTTATAATTAA
- a CDS encoding PKD domain-containing protein, with amino-acid sequence MITNIKSITVIFLSLLISFSSCKKEEFSFGALKTPTDLALTTVVAGASTTSPEGDGSGMVNITVASTNAISYKIDFGDGNFKMVQSGVINYKYNNPGTAEYTVTVNAIGTGGATSTISKKIKVFVSFDIPAEIVAAMTGGTSRVWITANDVQDHFGLGPVSVFSPIWYGAAPNTRQACAYDDEITFTKNGSGIDMSVDNKGESFIIGASAAFYGQADGEKCAAINASGVKKLVFMAATSASTPDISTRIQFEVPGNGIINFGTGGKVYEILSISSTGMYLRNIGADGNAWYQKLKPKI; translated from the coding sequence ATGATAACGAATATAAAATCAATCACCGTTATTTTTCTTTCACTGCTGATCAGTTTCAGCAGTTGCAAAAAAGAGGAATTTTCATTTGGTGCTTTAAAAACGCCGACTGACCTTGCTTTGACCACCGTAGTTGCAGGAGCCAGTACTACCAGCCCTGAGGGGGATGGAAGTGGTATGGTGAATATTACGGTTGCTTCCACCAATGCCATCTCGTACAAAATTGATTTTGGCGATGGCAACTTTAAGATGGTGCAATCGGGTGTGATCAATTATAAATATAATAATCCGGGTACGGCAGAATATACTGTAACAGTAAATGCCATTGGAACAGGAGGGGCAACGTCTACCATCAGTAAAAAAATAAAAGTGTTTGTGTCTTTTGATATTCCTGCTGAAATAGTTGCAGCTATGACTGGTGGTACTTCCAGAGTATGGATCACGGCCAATGATGTACAGGATCATTTTGGCCTTGGACCCGTTAGTGTATTTTCGCCGATTTGGTATGGCGCTGCGCCGAATACAAGACAAGCCTGCGCTTATGATGATGAAATCACGTTTACTAAAAACGGTTCCGGTATTGATATGTCGGTAGATAACAAAGGAGAGTCATTTATCATAGGAGCATCCGCCGCTTTTTATGGCCAGGCGGATGGAGAAAAATGTGCAGCGATAAATGCATCCGGTGTTAAAAAATTAGTGTTTATGGCTGCAACATCGGCATCTACCCCTGATATTTCAACCAGGATACAATTCGAGGTTCCGGGTAATGGTATTATTAATTTCGGCACCGGAGGTAAAGTGTATGAGATATTATCAATCAGTTCTACCGGAATGTATTTAAGAAATATTGGCGCTGATGGAAACGCATGGTATCAAAAATTGAAACCAAAAATATAA